A stretch of the Bacteroidota bacterium genome encodes the following:
- a CDS encoding CotH kinase family protein: protein MRKLFLYFSIFIGLQAQAQTGNSVFNDTILHTIYIETALTDWIGTLDYDYAQNAASPELYPEIYRNCNVTFDGILFNNCGFREKGNASNSFTSYGKKKPLKISFDEFVNQELDGLEKINLSNFTNDPSLMHDATCYKIMRDEGIPAPRTSYAKVFVNNEYIGLYLIIENVDKTFLKFEYGSANNDGNLYKTDRGVSVFLNWLGPDKAAYKEQGLKLNTNESVDDWTKLIDFINLLNNYAGGDIKQQIENNFDVHAYLKILAIEKCVRSWDSYWGGGNNFYMYEHPDGKIRWIPWDMNETFQDLKVLSGTSMLDGYLVPNNKVDERPLLKRIFEVPEWKEEYLNYCCELIKSSFTMEHLGPFLVDRHELIDEAYRTDVYKYNSYAEFKKSLTDYNEDEVSITTSAYVLRLNYPGIFPFIQSQREWVVKQQEGWGKECSIADNGIYNLFVFPNPTNDYIHINNEPNSFEYAQFQIYNSTGKLYRQTKFDVMSGSSYKLDLTGIPQGFYMLLKISADGRIGRAKVVVK, encoded by the coding sequence ATGAGAAAACTGTTTTTATATTTTTCGATTTTCATCGGCTTGCAAGCGCAAGCACAAACCGGCAACTCGGTATTTAATGACACCATTCTTCACACCATCTATATTGAAACCGCACTCACCGATTGGATTGGCACGTTGGATTATGATTATGCTCAAAATGCCGCCAGCCCAGAGTTGTATCCTGAAATTTACAGAAACTGTAATGTAACCTTTGATGGTATACTCTTTAATAATTGTGGGTTCCGCGAAAAAGGAAATGCCTCCAACAGCTTTACCAGCTATGGAAAAAAGAAACCTCTTAAAATATCTTTCGATGAATTTGTGAATCAAGAGTTGGATGGATTAGAGAAAATCAACTTAAGTAATTTTACAAATGATCCTTCGCTCATGCATGATGCAACATGTTATAAAATTATGCGCGATGAAGGGATTCCTGCACCACGAACGTCCTACGCCAAAGTTTTTGTAAATAACGAATACATCGGTTTATACCTTATCATTGAGAATGTAGACAAAACTTTTTTAAAATTTGAGTACGGCAGTGCCAACAATGATGGCAATTTATACAAAACCGACCGAGGTGTAAGTGTGTTTTTAAACTGGCTGGGGCCCGATAAAGCTGCTTATAAAGAACAAGGATTAAAATTAAACACGAACGAAAGTGTTGATGACTGGACCAAGCTGATTGACTTTATTAACTTATTGAATAACTATGCGGGTGGCGACATCAAACAACAAATTGAAAACAACTTTGATGTACATGCCTATTTAAAAATATTGGCGATTGAAAAATGTGTACGTAGCTGGGATAGCTATTGGGGTGGTGGAAATAATTTTTATATGTACGAACATCCCGATGGAAAAATCCGCTGGATTCCATGGGATATGAATGAAACATTTCAGGATCTAAAAGTATTAAGTGGCACTTCAATGTTAGATGGCTATTTAGTACCCAACAACAAAGTAGATGAACGTCCTTTATTGAAACGAATATTTGAAGTGCCAGAATGGAAAGAAGAATACCTCAATTATTGCTGTGAACTAATCAAAAGTAGCTTTACAATGGAACATCTTGGGCCATTTTTAGTAGATCGCCATGAGCTGATTGATGAGGCTTACCGAACGGATGTTTACAAATACAATTCCTATGCTGAATTTAAAAAATCATTAACCGATTATAATGAAGATGAGGTTTCTATTACGACTTCTGCCTATGTGCTGCGATTAAATTATCCGGGCATCTTCCCTTTTATTCAATCACAAAGGGAATGGGTAGTAAAGCAGCAAGAAGGATGGGGAAAAGAATGTTCAATTGCAGACAATGGCATTTACAACCTGTTTGTTTTTCCTAATCCAACAAACGACTACATCCATATCAATAATGAACCAAATAGTTTTGAATATGCACAATTTCAGATTTACAATTCAACTGGAAAGTTATATCGCCAAACTAAATTTGATGTAATGAGTGGAAGTTCTTATAAATTAGACCTTACAGGAATACCACAGGGATTTTATATGCTCCTAAAAATTTCTGCTGATGGCAGAATTGGCCGAGCGAAGGTGGTAGTAAAATAA
- a CDS encoding DUF4258 domain-containing protein has translation MAIPSKNADLYRRLKFYGFGLVLGIVLVAGVLNKNKGCQLPSSAKLEELGWQKLELTKHGACRMECRHITEAEIKELVGVGQTLGKGKVNYDKSDVHDKPYPTYAIEGTTTTGKSLRIVIADVDTISRVVTAIDLKMENDSCECK, from the coding sequence ATGGCTATTCCTAGTAAAAACGCAGACTTATACAGACGATTAAAATTTTATGGTTTTGGTCTAGTGCTTGGAATTGTGCTGGTTGCCGGTGTATTAAACAAAAACAAAGGATGTCAGTTACCTTCTTCTGCAAAATTGGAAGAGCTGGGTTGGCAAAAGTTGGAATTGACAAAACACGGTGCTTGCCGAATGGAATGTCGTCACATCACCGAAGCTGAAATTAAAGAATTGGTTGGAGTAGGACAAACTTTAGGAAAAGGAAAAGTGAATTACGATAAAAGTGATGTACACGATAAGCCTTACCCAACATACGCGATAGAAGGAACTACCACAACAGGAAAAAGTTTGCGCATTGTGATTGCAGATGTGGATACGATTTCAAGAGTGGTAACTGCTATTGATTTGAAAATGGAAAATGATAGCTGTGAGTGTAAGTAG
- a CDS encoding alanine dehydrogenase, with protein sequence MKTSKELLASLSQTALMPQEEMLEIARKKGKLFIGIPKEISFQENRVALVPDAVALLVNNGHQIIVETNAGKMANFQDHDYSEAGAQIVYSAEEVYKADIILKVAPPSPQEIEMMQQKQTLISALQLTVQPEDFIKQLSAKRITAVAFDWIKDIDGIYTVIRSMGEIAGGTSILIAAEYLSNVNNGQGAILGGISGISPTEVVILGAGTVGEFATRAALGLGASVKVFDNNIYRLRRLQSDIGTRVFTSVIQPRVLAKHLKTADVVIGAIRAQHGRTPCVVTEEMVSEMKVGSVIIDVSIDQGGCFETSEVTNHTKPVFRKHGVIHYCVPNIASRVSRTASYALSTIFAPILINIGEEGGVDNMLRRDAGVRNGVYLYNGTLTNQVLGEMFKLPYKDINLLMAAL encoded by the coding sequence ATGAAAACATCTAAAGAATTATTGGCTTCGCTTTCCCAAACAGCATTAATGCCTCAGGAAGAAATGCTTGAGATTGCCCGCAAAAAAGGCAAATTATTTATCGGGATCCCAAAAGAAATTTCGTTTCAAGAAAATCGTGTTGCACTCGTTCCGGATGCAGTAGCGCTTCTTGTAAATAACGGGCATCAAATCATTGTGGAAACCAATGCCGGGAAAATGGCCAATTTTCAAGATCATGATTATAGTGAGGCTGGAGCTCAAATCGTATATAGTGCAGAGGAAGTTTATAAAGCAGACATCATTTTAAAAGTTGCACCTCCTTCTCCACAAGAGATTGAGATGATGCAACAAAAACAAACCTTAATTTCCGCACTTCAATTAACCGTTCAACCTGAAGATTTTATTAAACAATTATCTGCAAAACGAATTACTGCTGTTGCTTTTGATTGGATAAAAGACATTGACGGAATTTATACGGTTATCCGTTCGATGGGCGAAATTGCTGGTGGAACGTCTATTTTGATTGCTGCCGAATATTTAAGTAATGTGAATAATGGGCAAGGTGCAATTCTGGGTGGGATATCTGGAATATCTCCTACCGAGGTGGTGATTTTAGGTGCAGGAACGGTTGGTGAATTTGCTACACGTGCTGCTTTAGGTTTGGGTGCATCTGTTAAAGTATTTGATAATAATATTTATCGTTTAAGACGATTACAAAGTGATATTGGTACACGTGTTTTTACTTCAGTCATTCAACCTCGTGTATTGGCAAAACATTTAAAAACAGCGGATGTAGTTATTGGTGCGATTCGCGCGCAACATGGTAGAACACCTTGTGTGGTAACAGAAGAAATGGTGAGTGAGATGAAAGTAGGCTCAGTTATCATTGATGTTAGTATCGATCAAGGTGGATGTTTTGAAACGTCTGAAGTAACCAATCATACAAAACCTGTTTTCCGTAAACATGGTGTCATTCATTATTGTGTTCCCAATATTGCTTCTCGCGTTTCTCGTACTGCTTCGTATGCATTAAGTACAATTTTTGCACCCATCTTAATCAATATTGGTGAAGAAGGTGGCGTTGATAATATGCTTCGCAGAGATGCCGGTGTTCGCAATGGAGTATACCTTTATAATGGTACACTCACCAATCAAGTTTTGGGTGAAATGTTCAAACTTCCTTACAAAGACATTAATTTACTTATGGCTGCATTATAA
- the tsaE gene encoding tRNA (adenosine(37)-N6)-threonylcarbamoyltransferase complex ATPase subunit type 1 TsaE, with protein MASLKINNLAELPLVAKALIEAFGTKKVIAFNGEMGAGKTTLIKTICEQLGVKQTISSPTFSIVNEYLSSSGKKIYHFDFYRINTINEAYDMGYEEYFYSEAYCFIEWPEKIAELLPEDVLRVNISVKDGVRLVEF; from the coding sequence ATGGCTTCTTTAAAAATAAATAACCTTGCCGAATTACCCCTTGTCGCTAAAGCGCTGATTGAGGCTTTTGGAACAAAGAAAGTAATTGCTTTTAATGGAGAAATGGGGGCAGGAAAAACAACTTTGATTAAAACAATCTGCGAACAACTGGGTGTAAAACAAACCATCAGCAGTCCTACTTTTTCCATTGTCAATGAATACCTTTCTTCGTCCGGAAAAAAAATATACCACTTCGATTTTTACCGAATCAACACCATTAATGAAGCCTATGATATGGGCTATGAGGAATACTTTTATTCTGAAGCCTATTGTTTTATAGAATGGCCCGAAAAGATTGCGGAGTTGCTACCTGAAGATGTTTTAAGGGTGAATATTTCTGTGAAGGATGGGGTAAGATTGGTTGAGTTTTAA
- a CDS encoding bifunctional response regulator/alkaline phosphatase family protein, with amino-acid sequence MEKINVLWADDEIDLLKPHILFLKDKGYEVMTATSGDEALELVGKNNFSVVLLDENMPGLSGLETLNRLKSAHSDLPVIMITKSEEEHLMEDAIGSKISDYLIKPVNPNQILLSLKKTLDNKRLISEKTTSNYQQEFRQIGMTMGDKLSWAEWVEVYKKLVYWELELDTSKDESMMEILKMQKAEANKLYGKFIENNYIGWLNGKSPNPPLFSHTIFKAKVAPLLDKHDTTFVVLIDNLRYDQWKMIQPILSEYFKIDQEELYSAILPTATQYARNAFFAGLMPSEIEKRFPKLWLNDEDEGGKNMHEEELLNEQLKRLGKDIKVSYNKITNHAAGKRLSENMGNLMQNKLNVIVYNFVDMLSHARTEMEVIRELADDEKAYRSITLSWFENSPLHDIIKQIAAKKCKLVITTDHGTIKVTEPSKVVGDKNVNTNLRYKQGKSLDYVKKDVFEIRNPADAFLPKQHVSSAFVFVKEDMFFAYPNNYNHYVGYYRNTFQHGGLSLEEMLIPFVTLSAK; translated from the coding sequence ATGGAAAAAATTAATGTTTTGTGGGCAGATGATGAAATTGATTTATTAAAACCACATATTCTATTTTTAAAAGATAAAGGTTACGAGGTAATGACAGCCACGAGTGGTGATGAAGCACTCGAACTGGTTGGAAAAAATAATTTTTCTGTCGTGCTATTGGATGAAAACATGCCCGGCTTATCTGGCTTGGAAACCCTTAATCGATTAAAATCAGCTCATTCCGATTTACCGGTTATCATGATCACCAAAAGTGAAGAAGAGCATTTGATGGAAGATGCAATCGGTTCTAAAATATCCGATTACCTTATTAAACCGGTAAATCCCAACCAAATATTACTTTCGTTAAAGAAGACACTTGACAATAAACGTTTGATTAGCGAAAAAACTACTTCCAACTATCAACAAGAGTTTCGTCAAATTGGAATGACTATGGGTGATAAGCTAAGCTGGGCCGAATGGGTGGAGGTATACAAAAAGCTTGTGTATTGGGAGTTGGAACTGGATACCAGCAAGGATGAAAGTATGATGGAAATTTTGAAGATGCAAAAAGCAGAAGCAAATAAATTGTACGGAAAGTTTATTGAAAATAATTATATAGGTTGGTTGAATGGTAAATCGCCTAATCCGCCTTTGTTTTCTCATACCATTTTTAAAGCAAAAGTAGCCCCATTGCTGGATAAACATGATACTACATTTGTGGTGTTGATAGATAATTTGCGCTACGATCAATGGAAAATGATTCAACCCATTTTGTCTGAATATTTTAAAATTGATCAGGAAGAATTGTACAGCGCAATTTTACCAACAGCAACGCAATACGCTCGTAATGCCTTTTTTGCCGGTTTAATGCCAAGTGAAATTGAAAAACGTTTTCCAAAATTATGGTTGAACGATGAAGATGAAGGAGGAAAAAATATGCACGAAGAAGAATTGTTAAATGAACAATTGAAACGCTTAGGCAAGGATATTAAAGTAAGTTATAACAAAATTACCAATCACGCTGCCGGTAAGCGGTTGTCGGAGAATATGGGTAATTTAATGCAGAATAAATTGAATGTGATTGTTTACAATTTTGTGGACATGCTTTCACATGCCCGCACCGAAATGGAAGTTATTCGTGAATTGGCGGATGATGAAAAAGCATATCGTTCCATCACATTGTCGTGGTTTGAAAATTCTCCCTTGCATGACATCATCAAACAAATTGCAGCAAAAAAATGTAAGTTGGTGATTACAACCGATCATGGAACCATTAAAGTTACAGAGCCTTCAAAGGTAGTTGGAGATAAAAACGTAAATACAAACCTGCGTTACAAACAAGGCAAAAGTTTGGATTATGTGAAGAAAGACGTTTTTGAAATCAGAAATCCTGCGGATGCATTTTTACCGAAGCAGCATGTTAGCAGTGCATTTGTATTTGTGAAAGAAGATATGTTTTTTGCATATCCGAACAATTATAATCATTATGTAGGTTATTATCGAAATACCTTTCAACATGGTGGTTTGAGCTTGGAGGAGATGCTAATCCCGTTTGTAACATTAAGTGCCAAATAA
- a CDS encoding HD domain-containing protein → MNSFSNKLKIFNDPIYGFVSLPYEIIYDLIDHPYFQRLRRIKQLGLTNLVYPGALHTRFHHAMGAMHLMGQAIDVIRSKGHDISEEEAQGVTIAILLHDIGHGPFSHALEHSIVNNITHEDISELFMSRLNEEFKGKLTLAISIFQNKYKKKFLHQLVSSQLDMDRLDYLNRDSFFTGVSEGVVSSDRIIKMLNVVNDQLAIEAKGIYSIEKFIIARRLMYWQVYLHKTVLSAESLLVNILKRAKDLAEKKVDLFCTPALRMFLYNKFSEKDFSTNEKLLDVFAQLDDNDIMTSIKVWTEHSDNVLSSLCKQLVDRKLFKVELQNQAFKEDKIKDIKQDIKKRFKLNDKEVNYFVFTGIVTNDAYRADKIRINILFKDGSVSDIADASDQLSIDVLAKTVKKHYICYPK, encoded by the coding sequence ATGAACTCATTCTCTAACAAGCTGAAAATATTTAACGATCCGATTTACGGTTTCGTATCTCTTCCGTATGAAATTATTTACGATTTGATAGACCACCCCTATTTTCAACGCTTACGAAGAATCAAACAATTGGGATTAACCAATTTGGTTTATCCTGGTGCGTTGCATACACGCTTTCATCATGCAATGGGCGCAATGCATTTAATGGGGCAAGCCATCGATGTGATTCGATCAAAAGGCCATGATATTAGCGAAGAAGAAGCACAAGGAGTTACCATAGCGATATTATTACACGACATTGGGCATGGTCCTTTTTCACATGCATTGGAACACAGCATCGTTAATAATATCACCCACGAAGATATTTCCGAACTGTTTATGAGCCGTTTGAATGAGGAGTTTAAAGGCAAACTTACTTTAGCGATCAGCATTTTTCAAAATAAATACAAAAAGAAATTTCTGCATCAATTAGTTTCAAGCCAGCTGGATATGGACCGTTTGGACTACTTGAACCGCGATAGTTTTTTCACAGGAGTTTCTGAAGGCGTGGTAAGTTCCGACCGGATTATTAAAATGTTGAATGTGGTGAATGATCAACTTGCGATTGAAGCCAAAGGAATTTATTCAATCGAAAAATTCATTATTGCCCGAAGATTAATGTATTGGCAAGTATACTTGCACAAAACCGTTTTGAGTGCAGAAAGTTTATTGGTGAACATTTTGAAACGTGCAAAAGATTTAGCAGAAAAAAAAGTAGATTTATTTTGCACGCCTGCTTTGCGAATGTTCCTGTATAATAAATTCAGTGAAAAAGATTTTTCAACGAATGAGAAGCTACTGGATGTGTTTGCACAACTGGACGACAACGATATCATGACTTCGATCAAAGTGTGGACAGAACACAGCGACAATGTGCTTTCCAGCCTGTGTAAACAGTTAGTCGATCGGAAACTTTTTAAAGTTGAGTTACAAAATCAGGCATTTAAAGAAGATAAAATAAAAGACATTAAACAGGATATAAAAAAGCGATTTAAATTGAACGACAAAGAGGTAAACTACTTTGTTTTTACCGGAATTGTTACCAATGACGCTTACAGAGCTGACAAAATCAGAATCAATATTTTGTTCAAAGACGGAAGTGTATCCGACATTGCGGATGCATCTGACCAATTAAGCATTGATGTTCTCGCCAAAACGGTAAAAAAGCATTATATCTGCTATCCTAAATAA
- a CDS encoding bifunctional UDP-3-O-[3-hydroxymyristoyl] N-acetylglucosamine deacetylase/3-hydroxyacyl-ACP dehydratase — protein MSVKQRTLKTAVTISGVGLHTGKQTNLTFRPAPENHGYKFQRVDLPGNPIINADVDNVVDTSRGTTLEQNGARIHTTEHVLAALVGLEIDNVLMEMDGPEMPIMDGSSMPFVKILEKVGAVDQDADRIYFELTENLTYEDPIKKVEMLAVPQDAYRATVMVDYNSEVLGTQHASMYNVGEFKTEIAPCRTFVFLHELEALLAHDLIKGGDLNNAIVLVDKEVSKEQIARLQKVFHREDVEIKGKGVLNNTTLHFFNEPARHKLLDIIGDLALVGVPLKMHILAARPGHAGNVAFAKKIKELIKSKKKEKYFDLNKKPLYDINDITKMLPHRYPFLMIDKVMEMDTNSIVGVKNVTLNEPFFQGHFPDNPVFPGVMQIEAMAQVGGIFALSQVPDPEYYSTYFMKIDGVKFKQKVIPGDTVVFKLTLESPIRRGLVNMLGVGYVNGKEVCEATMLAQVIKDKQPKEATASV, from the coding sequence ATGAGCGTAAAGCAAAGAACATTAAAAACAGCCGTTACCATTTCAGGTGTCGGCTTACATACCGGCAAGCAAACCAACTTAACTTTTCGTCCGGCTCCCGAAAACCATGGTTATAAATTCCAACGTGTCGACTTACCCGGAAATCCAATTATCAATGCCGATGTAGACAATGTTGTGGACACCTCAAGAGGCACCACATTGGAACAAAACGGAGCACGCATTCATACAACAGAACATGTATTGGCAGCTTTGGTTGGATTAGAAATTGACAATGTATTGATGGAGATGGATGGACCTGAAATGCCAATTATGGATGGAAGTTCAATGCCATTTGTAAAAATATTAGAGAAGGTTGGTGCTGTTGATCAAGATGCAGATCGTATTTACTTCGAATTAACCGAAAATTTAACATACGAAGATCCGATTAAGAAAGTAGAAATGCTTGCAGTACCACAAGATGCATACCGAGCAACCGTAATGGTAGATTATAATTCCGAAGTACTGGGCACGCAACATGCATCTATGTATAACGTTGGTGAATTTAAAACAGAAATAGCACCTTGTAGAACGTTTGTATTTTTGCATGAGTTAGAAGCTTTGTTAGCACACGACTTAATCAAAGGAGGTGATTTGAACAATGCGATTGTATTGGTAGATAAAGAAGTTTCAAAAGAGCAAATCGCACGTCTTCAAAAAGTATTTCATCGCGAAGATGTTGAAATAAAAGGGAAAGGTGTTTTAAACAATACGACACTTCACTTTTTTAATGAGCCAGCCAGACATAAACTTTTAGATATTATTGGAGATTTGGCTTTGGTAGGTGTTCCTTTAAAAATGCACATCTTAGCAGCTCGTCCGGGTCATGCAGGCAATGTTGCCTTCGCCAAAAAAATCAAAGAATTAATAAAATCGAAAAAGAAAGAGAAGTATTTCGATTTAAACAAAAAGCCGCTTTACGACATCAACGATATTACCAAAATGCTTCCTCATCGCTACCCTTTCTTAATGATTGACAAAGTGATGGAAATGGACACTAACAGCATTGTTGGTGTAAAAAACGTTACCTTAAACGAGCCATTTTTTCAAGGACATTTCCCTGACAATCCAGTATTTCCAGGCGTAATGCAAATAGAAGCAATGGCACAAGTAGGTGGAATTTTTGCCTTATCACAAGTTCCGGATCCGGAGTATTACAGCACCTATTTTATGAAAATTGATGGTGTTAAGTTTAAACAAAAAGTGATTCCTGGCGATACCGTTGTTTTTAAACTTACATTGGAAAGCCCAATTAGAAGAGGTTTAGTGAACATGCTTGGCGTTGGCTATGTAAATGGAAAAGAAGTGTGCGAAGCAACAATGTTGGCACAAGTAATTAAAGATAAGCAACCAAAAGAAGCAACTGCGTCTGTATAA
- the lpxA gene encoding acyl-ACP--UDP-N-acetylglucosamine O-acyltransferase, with product MNPLNHIHPNAKIGKNVTVSPFSFIDDNVEIGEGTWIGPNVTIFSGARIGKNCRIFPGAVISAIPQDLKFNGEETTTEIGDNTTIRECVTINRGTTDKMKTAVGSNCLLMAYVHVAHDCILGNNIIIANSVNLAGHVTIEDWVILEGLAAVQQFVRIGAHAFITGGSLVRKNVPPFTKAAREPLQYVGINSVGMRRRGFSNETVLAVEDIYRTLYVKGHNVTNALAVIEQEAPASAEKAQIISFINESKDGIMRGIS from the coding sequence ATGAATCCACTCAACCACATTCACCCAAACGCAAAAATTGGAAAAAACGTAACCGTTTCTCCCTTTTCTTTTATTGATGACAATGTTGAAATTGGTGAAGGAACATGGATAGGGCCCAACGTTACAATTTTTTCAGGTGCTCGCATCGGTAAAAATTGCCGCATTTTCCCTGGAGCTGTTATCTCCGCCATTCCACAAGATTTAAAATTCAATGGTGAAGAAACGACTACTGAAATTGGTGATAACACAACCATTCGCGAATGTGTAACCATTAATAGAGGAACAACCGACAAAATGAAAACAGCAGTTGGTAGCAACTGTCTGTTAATGGCATATGTTCATGTTGCGCACGATTGCATTTTAGGAAACAACATTATTATTGCAAACAGTGTAAATCTTGCCGGACATGTGACCATCGAAGATTGGGTAATTTTAGAGGGCCTTGCTGCTGTTCAGCAATTTGTGAGAATTGGAGCACATGCCTTTATTACCGGTGGCTCTTTGGTGCGCAAAAATGTTCCCCCATTTACAAAAGCTGCACGTGAACCATTGCAATATGTAGGGATTAATTCTGTTGGCATGCGCAGACGAGGTTTTTCAAATGAAACTGTTTTAGCGGTTGAAGATATATACCGCACACTTTATGTAAAAGGACACAATGTAACGAATGCATTGGCTGTGATTGAGCAAGAAGCTCCAGCTTCAGCAGAAAAAGCTCAAATTATTTCTTTCATCAATGAATCAAAAGATGGAATCATGAGAGGGATTTCGTAA
- a CDS encoding ATP-binding cassette domain-containing protein: MQINLNNIGKRYNFEWIFRKINFEFTGENNYVILGSNGSGKSTLLQVIAGNLMHSEGDLKFQVSTTNIEIEQAYTYLSYCAPYLDLFEEFTLRESIAFQEKFKPFQQGLDVKKIIELTELEKSKDKQLKYYSSGMKQRVRLALAVLADTPLLLLDEPTSNLDKKAIDWYQKLVTDYSKNRLIIVASNQQEYEYPFCNKQLTIEDYK; this comes from the coding sequence ATTCAAATCAATCTTAACAATATCGGCAAACGTTATAACTTCGAGTGGATTTTTCGAAAAATCAATTTCGAATTCACAGGTGAGAACAATTATGTCATTTTAGGGTCAAATGGTTCTGGGAAGTCAACCCTTTTACAAGTAATTGCCGGAAATTTAATGCATTCAGAAGGAGATTTGAAATTTCAGGTTTCAACTACGAATATTGAAATCGAACAGGCATACACCTATTTAAGTTATTGTGCACCCTACTTAGATCTTTTCGAAGAATTTACACTACGAGAATCTATCGCATTTCAGGAAAAATTCAAACCATTCCAACAAGGATTGGATGTAAAAAAAATAATTGAATTAACGGAGCTTGAAAAATCAAAAGACAAACAATTAAAATATTATTCATCCGGAATGAAACAGCGCGTTCGCTTGGCTTTGGCTGTTTTAGCAGACACCCCACTCCTTCTCTTGGATGAACCAACTTCTAATTTGGATAAAAAGGCCATCGACTGGTATCAGAAATTGGTAACCGATTATTCTAAAAACAGGTTGATTATTGTCGCTTCGAACCAACAGGAATATGAATATCCCTTCTGTAATAAACAATTGACTATTGAAGACTATAAATAG
- the efp gene encoding elongation factor P: MANSGDINVGTVIRFNGELCKIEEYQHRTPGNLRAFYQARMRNLKNGKIVENRFRAGEAVEVVRVEYKNMQFIYPEGEFIVVMDNDNYEQIHIPAFLLGDSIKFLKEGMEIKVSFEGDEPILAEPPVFVELVITYAEPGVKGDTATNTLKPATMETGAVVNVPLFVNEGEKIKIDTRTNSYVERVK, from the coding sequence ATGGCAAACTCAGGCGACATTAACGTAGGTACAGTAATCCGTTTTAACGGAGAACTTTGCAAAATCGAAGAATATCAACACCGCACACCGGGAAATTTGCGTGCATTCTACCAAGCGCGTATGCGTAACTTAAAAAACGGGAAAATTGTGGAGAATCGTTTCCGTGCAGGTGAAGCAGTTGAAGTTGTGCGTGTTGAATACAAAAACATGCAGTTCATTTATCCAGAAGGAGAATTTATTGTGGTAATGGATAACGATAACTACGAACAAATTCATATCCCAGCATTTCTATTAGGTGATTCAATAAAATTTTTAAAAGAAGGAATGGAAATTAAAGTTTCCTTTGAAGGAGATGAGCCGATTTTAGCCGAACCTCCTGTATTTGTGGAATTAGTAATTACCTATGCAGAACCAGGCGTAAAAGGCGATACTGCAACAAACACATTAAAACCGGCAACGATGGAAACTGGCGCAGTTGTTAACGTGCCATTATTTGTGAATGAAGGTGAAAAAATTAAAATTGACACTCGTACAAACTCCTATGTTGAACGTGTAAAATAA